The Ictidomys tridecemlineatus isolate mIctTri1 chromosome 6, mIctTri1.hap1, whole genome shotgun sequence genome includes a region encoding these proteins:
- the Pnpla5 gene encoding patatin-like phospholipase domain-containing protein 5, with the protein MGEWGRNFRAQSLPALLGRTWGAPGAPSGVIAATEPHWPGLRLTQSGEGQGRGRPHRGRAPARAPLVGSIPDQRPSLLGPRASRTNEPSSPAGRRIQSPFATDAPSWRNFGRVRGAPPAMDFLEEGSWSLSFAGAGFLGLYHVGVTQCLSQRAPRLLQGARRFYGSSSGALNALAIVCGKSTDFCCSHLLDLVKHVEGLSLGIFHPAYAPIEHIKQQLQDKLPENSHILASQRLGISLTRWPDGHNFIVTDFATRDELIQAVVCSLYFPFYCGTIPPEFRGQRYIDGALSNNLPFADCPSTITVSPFHGTVDICPRSSSASLHELNAFNASFQISTKNFFLGFISLIPPKPEVVADNCRQGYLDALRFLEARGLTKEPVLWTLVSRDPPAPPARTPDDGTSFNCHVPTVLVKDVPSLEQLSPELEAALRKAVRRDLGAWARFRRSGPGQVLSYLLLPCTLPFEYVYFRSRRVVIWLPDAPADLWWMWGLVKSTALEIHSRTKARLLRLVSPPVTVVEDTAPSSPGKLLPWPCPQSCGPPSGL; encoded by the exons ATGGGAGAGTGGGGGCGGAACTTCCGCGCGCAGAGCCTGCCCGCGCTTCTAGGGCGCACCTGGGGCGCACCTGGGGCACCTAGCGGAGTGATCGCGGCCACGGAACCTCATTGGCCGGGACTGCGGCTGACTCAgtctggggaggggcagggcaggggacgTCCACACCGAGGGCGGGCTCCCGCCAGAGCGCCACTTGTGGGCTCCATCCCTGACCAGCGCCCATCCCTGCTTGGACCCCGCGCGTCCCGGACCAACGAACCCTCCTCCCCCGCCGGGCGCCGCATCCAGTCCCCATTCGCCACCGACGCCCCTTCCTGGCGCAACTTCGGTCGCGTCCGGGGGGCCCCGCCAGCTATGGACTTCTTGGAGGAGGGCAGCTGGAGCCTGTCCTTCGCGGGAGCCGGCTTCCTGGGTCTCTACCACGTGGGCGTGACCCAGTGCCTGAGCCAGCGTGCCCCGCGTCTCCTCCAGGGCGCCCGCCGCTTCTATGGCTCCTCGTCTGGGGCGCTCAATGCCCTCGCCATTGTCTGCGGCAAGTCGACCG ACTTCTGCTGCTCCCACCTCCTGGACTTGGTCAAGCACGTGGAGGGGCTCAGCCTGGGCATCTTCCACCCTGCCTACGCACCCATCGAACACATCAAGCAGCAGCTGCAGGACAAACTGCCAGAGAACAGCCACATCCTGGCCTCCCAGCGGCTGGGCATCTCGCTGACCCGCTGGCCTGATGGCCACAACTTCATAGTCACTGACTTTGCCACCAGAGATGAGCTCATTCAG GCCGTGGTCTGCTCCTTGTACTTCCCCTTCTACTGTGGGACAATCCCCCCTGAGTTCAGAGGGCAG CGCTACATCGATGGGGCTCTGAGCAACAATCTGCCCTTCGCGGACTGCCCTTCCACCATCACCGTGTCCCCCTTCCATGGGACAGTGGACATCTGTCCCCGGAGCTCTTCGGCCAGCCTGCACGAGCTGAATGCTTTCAATGCCAGCTTCCAAATCTCCACCAAGAACTTCTTCCTGGGGTTCATATCACTCATACCCCCCAAACCTGAG GTGGTGGCCGACAACTGCAGACAAGGGTACCTGGATGCCCTGAGGTTCCTGGAGGCACGTG GACTCACCAAGGAGCCCGTGCTGTGGACGTTGGTCTCTAGGGACCCCCCAGCACCCCCTGCTAGGACCCCGGACGACGGCACGTCTTTCAACTGCCATGTGCCCACCGTGTTGGTCAAGGACGTGCCCAGCTTGGAGCAGCTCTCGCCAGAACTGGAGGCTG CACTGAGGAAGGCTGTCAGGAGGGACCTCGGTGCCTGGGCCCGTTTCCGCCGGTCGGGGCCCGGGCAGGTGCTCTCGTACCTGCTCCTGCCCTGCACGCTGCCCTTTGAGTATGTGTACTTCCGCAGCAGAAG GGTGGTGATCTGGCTGCCGGACGCGCCCGCAGACCTGTGGTGGATGTGGGGCCTGGTGAAGAGCACGGCTCTGGAGATCCACTCCAGGACCAAGGCCCGGCTCCTCAGGCTGGTCAG TCCGCCTGTCACCGTGGTCGAGGACACGGCCCCCTCCAGCCCAGGGAAGCTCCTTCCATGGCCCTGTCCGCAGAGCTGTGGTCCACCCTCAGGTCTGTAG